AAATCACCCTCTTTTCCTATCGGGTCAAATGCATAGACATCTTCCACTGCTTTATGTACGGAAAAAAGTTTTTTACTTGCTTTACTTGCTTCATACAGCTGATCTGCAAAGATCATGTGTGAAAACAGATCACTGTTCTTTACAGCAGAAAAACCAAGAGTAGCCACGACTTCAGCGATAATGTCCGACTTTTGTTTTACGGTGCCAAAATAGACAGACCCGCCGAGCATCGAAACGACCACGACATTAAGCTCCCGCTCCTCTTTATAGATCTTTACAAAAGGTTTACCCAGTTTTGCCGTTGTTTTCCAGTCTATCTTACGGACATCATCACCGTAGACATATTCACGGAGTTCTACAAACTCAAAGCCTTCACCCTGAAAGAGAGAGGCATTGTTCCCCAGCATATCTCCATAGACCTGCTTTTTGGTTTTAAGGATAATCTTCTTTACAGCTTTGTTCAAACCAGATACCTCTAAGGGATTGGAACAGCAGCTAAGATCTTCTCTATGATCTCATCTTGTGTCACCTCTTCCGCCTGTGCTTCATAAGAGAGTATGATACGGTGGCGAAGGATCTCTTTGGCGATATAGGCGATCTCTATAGGCGAGACATAGTCCTGCCCTTTCAGGTAAGCGATCGCACGGGCAGCTTTATACATATCGATACTTGCACGCGGACTCGCGCCAAATTCGATATACGCTTCTAGCGCTTCAAGACCATAGGCCTTCGGATCACGCGTAGCAGCTACAAGTTCTATAATATACGCTTCTATCTCTTCATCCATGTGCACCTGAAGCGCTTCTTCCCTGATCTTGTTGAGATCCTCAATGGTTGCTACCTGTTGGATCTCTCCAAAACTGTTATTGGCTACACGTCTTGCGATCTCCAACTCTTCTTCTTTGGTATTATAACCGACCACCACTTTCATCATAAATCTGTCAAGCTGTGCTTCGGGAAGTTCATAGGCACCTTCCTGTTCTACCGGGTTCTGTGTCGCCATGACCAAAAAGGGAAGGTCTATTTTGAATGTTTCATCTCCGATGGTTACCTGTCTCTCCTGCATCACTTCGAGTAGTGCGGACTGTACTTTAGCCGGAGCACGGTTGATCTCATCGGCCAGTAAAAGGTTGGTAAAGATAGGGCCTTGTTTGATCTTAAATGTATTGTTTGAAGGATCATAGATCTCAGTCCCTATGATGTCAGAAGGAAGCAGATCAGGAGTGAACTGTACACGTTTGAAGTCCAGTCCCAGTGTCTTTGCCAGCGCATTCACCGCGGTCGTTTTTGCAAGTCCGGGAACACCCTCCAGCAGGATGTGCCCGCGGCAAAGTAAACCTGCCAAAAGCCCTTCGATCATCTTGTCCTGTCCGACAAGGACTTTAGAGATTTCTATTTTGATGTTTTCTATGGTTTGACTCAAGTTACTCTCCTACATTTTTATCTGAAAAGTATACTTTTGTGAGGTTAATTGAAGGTTAATATCTGAGGATACTACTTCAAATACCCCATGGCTGTAGCGATAATGTCATCATCATCTTTACTAGGTGATTTAAGTACCACTCTCTCTTTATTCTCATCCATGAATTCGATAAAGACATTTTCTCCATATGAAGAGACTTTGGAGATGCCTTTTTCTCTTGCCAGAACCTTCATGACGATCACATCAATGAACTGTCTGGTAATGACATCGAGTTTTCCAAACCTGTCTGCTATCTCTGCTTCTATCTCATACACCTCTCCTGTAGTTTCACAGAGAGAAAGACGCCGGTAGAGTTCCAAACGCAGTCTGTCCTCTTCTATCAGTTCTTCATTGAGGTAGGCATCAATAGAGAGTTTCATATCGATGTTCTGCGCTACTTCCTTGTCTTGTCCGGAAAGTTCTTTGATCGCATCTTCAAGCATACGCAGGTAGAGTGAGTATCCTATCTGCTTGATGTGACCCGACTGTGCCTCCCCGATGATATTCCCTCCGCCACGTATCTCAAGATCGTGAAAGGCAAGTACGGCACCGCTTCCCAGATCTGAATGCGACTCCAGTGCAAGTAGACGGCGTTTTGCGTTGTCTGTCAGACGCTCTTTATCGGTGACCATGAAGTAGCAGTATCCCTCTTTGGCCCCACGTCCCACACGCCCGCGAAGCTGATGCAGATCTGCGATACCGAAATTGTCGGCCCCGTCAACGATCATCGTATTGGCATGAGGCATATGTATCCCCGACTCCACGATCGAAGTAGAGAGCAGCACATCATACTCACCAGTGCCAAAAAGCATCATCTCATCTTCGGTCTCTTTGGCCGAGATCTTGGAGTGAAGCACTGCTATGCGCAGTTTAGGAAGTACTTCAAGCAGTTGCTTCTTTTTCTCTTCGATCCCTGCAATGGAGTTGAAGACATAAAATATCTGTCCACCGCGCCGCATCTCTCGAAGTATGGCCTCTTTGATGACCTTATCATCGTAACTCTTCACAAACGTACGTACCCCTTGACGCTCTGTCGGCGGTGTAAGGATCTCGGAAAAAGACTTGACTTCTGACATCGCAAGGTTCAAAGATCTCGGTATCGGTGTGGCAGACATGCTGAGAAGGTGTACATCGATGGAGATCTCTTTGAGCGCCTCTTTCTGTTTTACGCCGAACTTATGCTCTTCATCGATAATGACCAGCGCCAGGTTCTTAAACTTCGCCTTGAGCAACGCATGGGTTCCTACCACCACGTCAATCGTCCCTTCCTGCAAGCCTTTGAGCGTAGCATTTTTCTCTTTGGTCGTAGAGAACCTGTCCAGCTTGGCGACTTTTATATCATACCCCTGAAAACGCTCTTTCAGGCTTTTGTAATGCTGAGAACTCAGCAGGGTCGTAGGTGCGATCATCATCGCCTGGTAACCGTTCTTGACCGCTACGAACATCCCGTTCATTGCCACTTCTGTTTTACCGAACCCTACATCAGCCGAGAGCAGCCTGTCCATCATCCTGCCTGAGCTCATATCATCGAGCATATCATTGATAGCACGCTCTTGGTCTTCTGTATGCACAAAACCGGCCTGCGACATAAAGATAGCATGTTCTTCCATGTTTCTTTTGAACTTGATACCTTTTTTCAAATGACGCTGTGCCGAGAGGTTGATGATCTGTGAAGCGATGGCAAAAAGCTTTTCTCTGACTTTTTCCTTAAGCTTCTTGAAACTGGCTTTCCCCAGCTTATCAAGTATCGGCAATGCACCGCCTTCAGCCACATAACGGTCTATCACTTCAAGATTGGAGACGGGAATGAGCAATGCATCTTGATTTTGATAATGCATCACTACAAATTCACTGGTCGCCCCCAGTACATCACGTTTTTCTATCCCTTTAAAGATACCTACCCCGTAATTCTCATGCACCACATAGTCACCGGGCTTCAGTTCATCCAGAATGATCGTCGCTTTTTTTACCTTTTTGCGTTTAAGAGGCTTGTTGAGTGAAAGAATGAGTTTGTCTGCACCCAAAAGATTGACGATACCCTCCTGATAGACAAACGCTATATTTTCAAAAGAGTCCAACTGGGAACCGCGTACGATACTCTCATTTTTAGCAATGATCGTGATCTCTTTGTCTTTGTGGGATTTGAGTAGTTTATTGGGGTCCACTGCTTCAAGGTCACGGTATTTATGCCCTTCCGGGATGGCAGGCAGTACAAATGCATTTCGTGGGACAAGCGGTTGATCCAACTCGTACACTTCTTTCAGTTCATCCTCCAAGGCAGAGGCAAAAACGCCGTCAAACAGTGTTAAAGCGCTCTCCCCCAGATCATCCAGATGCCATAGTCCAAGCGAATCAATATCTTTGACAAAAGTATCATAACTGCTTCGTTCGGTTCTGTTCCTGAGTGCCTCATACTGGGTTTTGTTCAGTGCCAAAAATGCCGGCGTGAAGGTCAAAGATTCCAGCTCATCGTTGGAACGTTTCTGTGTCCCTTCATCATAGTACTGGATGGTCTCCACCTCTTCATCAAACAAAGAGATACGGTACGGCCTCTGTGCATCTATAGGATAGATATCTATAATGTCGCCACGAAAAGAGACTTCTCCATGGCTGGCAGCAATGTCCGTAAAATGGTATCCCCACTGATACAGTGTATCCTTGAGTTCCTGCATATTTAAAGTATCGCCGAATTCTATGGACCTGCTATCAAACAGTTCCGCTTTTGGGAAAGGGATAAGCAGTGTACGCAGCGGTGAGACCAGTATCTTTTTCTTTGTACTTTTATAGAAAGAAGCCAACTGTATGAACAACTGATGTATCTCTTCATCATAGGCGCGCAGATCTTCCCCTACGCTCACTCGAAGGTCTGGCAACACAAAGGTGTCAAATCCAAGTAACATGGCTATATCTCGTATCTGAACTGCTTCCTTGTCATCTTTACAGATCAGCAGTTTTTCTTCTTGTAACGCTTCTAGGTATTCGTAAATATTACTTTGGTACATCACTCTTCTTTTGCATTTTATTTAAAAATTCTTCTACGACATAAAATGAACCAAAAACCAGATACTGTTCATTTTTGTCTATCTTTCCCTCAAAGTAGCTATAGTTCATACCTACTTTTTGAATGGCTTTTTCTATCTCACTCAAAGTGGTCGCTCTTTGTGAATCAATGGGGATGATCTCTACATGTTTGACCTTAGGTTTCAGTGTTTGTAGCACAGCTTCATAATCTTTGTCATCAAGACTGTTATAGATAAGGATCACCTTATTATCCAATGCTTTTTCTATTGCCTTTGCCGCTAAAGGGTTATGTCCCACATCGATACGGATGTTTTGTGTCAAGGGATAAAAACGTCCGAAGAGTTCCAAGGTGCGAAGATCATTGATATTGTAAGAGATATCCAAAATATCCAAAGCCTGCAGTGCCACTGAAGCATTCTCGATCAAATACTCTCCCCATAACTTCTCTTTTGCGATAACTTTCAACTTCGACACACTCTGGGATGAAGGTAGATGGAGATACAGTATGGCACCCTTCTCCTCCACGATCTTTTGGGCAACATCCAGTACCTCATCATAGACTTGCGGCGCCAGCAATACTTGCTTTTGTATACTGCGTATTTTCGTACCGGCTATGGCTTCGATGCTTTCACCCAAGAAAGCCTGATGGTCTATGCCTATCGGCGTGATGACAGAAAGTGCCTTATCACAGACATTGGTCGCATCGAATTCTCCGCCTAACCCTGCTTCCAAAACCATCAGATCACAATTTTCAAAGACCACAAAGGCTAGAAGTGTCGTATACTCAAAGTAACTCAGACTTTCACTCAACTCCTTACCCAGGATGACAAAAAGACTTTGATGTGCTGCTTCAAGTACGTCATCCGGACTGTCACTGCCGTTGAGCCAGATACGTTCATTGAACTTTAAAATATGAGGAGAAGAGAAGTGTCCGACCTTCAGACCGCTTTTATAAGCCAAATATGCGATCATACGACCCGTTGAACCCTTTCCGTTGGTTCCCACGATATGCACCGTTCTAGGCTGTCTGATATGTGGTTTCAACAGACCATAGGCATGATGTACACGCTGATGGTCTATTTCTTTATAGTAAAGAGGTTTATGTTGAAGAAATGTATCAAAAGCGTCCATCATTTCGTTTCTTTTAACATCCCTTTAGCACTGACATATGCCAGGAATTCATCCAGTGCTTTTCCCAATCCTAAACGTAGAGCCTCTATTCTCAGTGCAGAAGAGGTCAATGAACTTTCCTGAATATCTGATTCAACAATACTGCTGATTGTTTTCCTTTCTCTACCCTCTTTAGTGACCATATAAAACTTGACCCTGATGACTGCGCGGTACCGAGTGACATAACCATTTTCATAGGAAAGCGGTATAAAAGTGCTTCCTGCATAAGAGAGCCTGATTTTACTTTGTGCCTCTTCTTTAGAAACGATACGTCCCTTAAATCGTGTGTAGACCAAACGGTTCATCTCATCTTTTACATAAGGTGCATTTTCAGGTTCAGCCCTGTCAACACTGACCTCCACATACACTGTATCGGAAAAAACATGCTGGATCATATGAGAAGAGGGTTTATATCCGCATGCACTGACAAGTAAGAGTATACTGACGGTCATCCAGAATTTTAAAATCATACGCATACGTCCCTCTCTTTTTATATTTTTTTAGCTTGGTTTTACCGCTAAATTCACTAATTTATTCGGTACCACGATCTCTTTGACGATACTCATGCCTTCAAGCCATTTTGCTCCGGCTTCTTTTGCTGCAGACAGGATCTCATCTTGCGTGGCAGAAGGGTTCACCTCTATCTCCGTACGTTTTTTACCGCCTATCATGACGACATACAGAACACTCTCCTGCACAAAGACCTCTTCTTTCACTTCAAGGACCGACTGCAGGTTTTTACGCCCGAACAATACTTCACTCAGTTCTGTTGTCACATGAGGAATGATAGGTTCAAGAAGGTTGAGCATAATATACAACCCTTCGGTCCAAACAGCTCCATCATCTTGTTTATCCAATGCATTCAGAGCTTCCATACAGGCTGCAATGAGTGTATTGAAGGCAAATGTCTTCTCATAGACATCGGATGATTTTTGCAGGGCTTCATACACTTTGACACGGGCAAGTTTTGCCTCTTTGCTCAAAGACCCTTGATCGATCTGAGGCAAGCTGTTCTGTGTCACTTTCTCTTTTCTGTCATAGAGTTTTTTGATGAACCTAAATGCACCCTCTACTGCGGAATCGTTCCACTCAAGCTCTTTGGCCGGCGGTGCGGCAAAAAGGGTAAAGAGTCTGGCCGTATCTGCACCATACTTCTCTACCAGTGCATCCGGGTCTACCGTATTTCCTTTGGATTTACTCATCTTCGCACCGTCCATCAGCACCATTCCCTGGGTCAAAAGCCTCTCAAACGGTTCATTGATATCATGGTAACCAAGATCACGCAGTACTTTTGTAAAGAAACGTGCATACAACAGGTGCAAGATGGCATGTTCGATCCCGCCGATATACTGATCTACTCCCAACCAGTAATTCGCTTCCTCTTTGTCAATACCGACTTCATTCCACTTCTTAGGGTTGGTCGCATAACGGAACTGGTACCAGCTTGACTGTACAAAGGTATCG
The sequence above is drawn from the Sulfurovum sp. TSL1 genome and encodes:
- a CDS encoding DUF58 domain-containing protein is translated as MNKAVKKIILKTKKQVYGDMLGNNASLFQGEGFEFVELREYVYGDDVRKIDWKTTAKLGKPFVKIYKEERELNVVVVSMLGGSVYFGTVKQKSDIIAEVVATLGFSAVKNSDLFSHMIFADQLYEASKASKKLFSVHKAVEDVYAFDPIGKEGDFSALVEMLHHRLKKKSLLFIVSDFVGDIDLKLLSKKHDVFAVMVRDRFEEDPSELGYLRLIDMESKQSFEGDVNSATLKNYKKALHDNDEKLYKQFKKQGIRFSKIYTHEEPALKLMKRMR
- a CDS encoding MoxR family ATPase, which codes for MSQTIENIKIEISKVLVGQDKMIEGLLAGLLCRGHILLEGVPGLAKTTAVNALAKTLGLDFKRVQFTPDLLPSDIIGTEIYDPSNNTFKIKQGPIFTNLLLADEINRAPAKVQSALLEVMQERQVTIGDETFKIDLPFLVMATQNPVEQEGAYELPEAQLDRFMMKVVVGYNTKEEELEIARRVANNSFGEIQQVATIEDLNKIREEALQVHMDEEIEAYIIELVAATRDPKAYGLEALEAYIEFGASPRASIDMYKAARAIAYLKGQDYVSPIEIAYIAKEILRHRIILSYEAQAEEVTQDEIIEKILAAVPIP
- the mfd gene encoding transcription-repair coupling factor, whose amino-acid sequence is MYQSNIYEYLEALQEEKLLICKDDKEAVQIRDIAMLLGFDTFVLPDLRVSVGEDLRAYDEEIHQLFIQLASFYKSTKKKILVSPLRTLLIPFPKAELFDSRSIEFGDTLNMQELKDTLYQWGYHFTDIAASHGEVSFRGDIIDIYPIDAQRPYRISLFDEEVETIQYYDEGTQKRSNDELESLTFTPAFLALNKTQYEALRNRTERSSYDTFVKDIDSLGLWHLDDLGESALTLFDGVFASALEDELKEVYELDQPLVPRNAFVLPAIPEGHKYRDLEAVDPNKLLKSHKDKEITIIAKNESIVRGSQLDSFENIAFVYQEGIVNLLGADKLILSLNKPLKRKKVKKATIILDELKPGDYVVHENYGVGIFKGIEKRDVLGATSEFVVMHYQNQDALLIPVSNLEVIDRYVAEGGALPILDKLGKASFKKLKEKVREKLFAIASQIINLSAQRHLKKGIKFKRNMEEHAIFMSQAGFVHTEDQERAINDMLDDMSSGRMMDRLLSADVGFGKTEVAMNGMFVAVKNGYQAMMIAPTTLLSSQHYKSLKERFQGYDIKVAKLDRFSTTKEKNATLKGLQEGTIDVVVGTHALLKAKFKNLALVIIDEEHKFGVKQKEALKEISIDVHLLSMSATPIPRSLNLAMSEVKSFSEILTPPTERQGVRTFVKSYDDKVIKEAILREMRRGGQIFYVFNSIAGIEEKKKQLLEVLPKLRIAVLHSKISAKETEDEMMLFGTGEYDVLLSTSIVESGIHMPHANTMIVDGADNFGIADLHQLRGRVGRGAKEGYCYFMVTDKERLTDNAKRRLLALESHSDLGSGAVLAFHDLEIRGGGNIIGEAQSGHIKQIGYSLYLRMLEDAIKELSGQDKEVAQNIDMKLSIDAYLNEELIEEDRLRLELYRRLSLCETTGEVYEIEAEIADRFGKLDVITRQFIDVIVMKVLAREKGISKVSSYGENVFIEFMDENKERVVLKSPSKDDDDIIATAMGYLK
- a CDS encoding folylpolyglutamate synthase/dihydrofolate synthase family protein; its protein translation is MDAFDTFLQHKPLYYKEIDHQRVHHAYGLLKPHIRQPRTVHIVGTNGKGSTGRMIAYLAYKSGLKVGHFSSPHILKFNERIWLNGSDSPDDVLEAAHQSLFVILGKELSESLSYFEYTTLLAFVVFENCDLMVLEAGLGGEFDATNVCDKALSVITPIGIDHQAFLGESIEAIAGTKIRSIQKQVLLAPQVYDEVLDVAQKIVEEKGAILYLHLPSSQSVSKLKVIAKEKLWGEYLIENASVALQALDILDISYNINDLRTLELFGRFYPLTQNIRIDVGHNPLAAKAIEKALDNKVILIYNSLDDKDYEAVLQTLKPKVKHVEIIPIDSQRATTLSEIEKAIQKVGMNYSYFEGKIDKNEQYLVFGSFYVVEEFLNKMQKKSDVPK
- the lptE gene encoding LPS assembly lipoprotein LptE codes for the protein MRMILKFWMTVSILLLVSACGYKPSSHMIQHVFSDTVYVEVSVDRAEPENAPYVKDEMNRLVYTRFKGRIVSKEEAQSKIRLSYAGSTFIPLSYENGYVTRYRAVIRVKFYMVTKEGRERKTISSIVESDIQESSLTSSALRIEALRLGLGKALDEFLAYVSAKGMLKETK